The Primulina eburnea isolate SZY01 chromosome 13, ASM2296580v1, whole genome shotgun sequence genome includes a region encoding these proteins:
- the LOC140809707 gene encoding transcription factor GTE10-like isoform X1 — protein MVRKPLKGTKGYSSRFVPDYEYGAEAMAESEGFGSLGRVEQDLTASEDSCAPKSKCIKLNVDDYDRFGVPIRTFSLSRMSQLEKRDLVVKLKSELELVRLFQRKFYSLGLDSEVFSPASNVHGNYTVPKRPGLVESVPMSKSKKAVAASQKKIPSGRNGSRTKGGPLAGRRFESVKQSARKNTNFDVLTKQCEALLKNVMKQKNAWIFNKPVDIVESNIPDYYSVIKYPMDLGTVKMKLLSNQYSSPLEFAADVRLTFKNAMTYNSPGNAVHIYAATLSRFFESRWKSIEKKIPASTDASTPSKSSVVIESEIASMPPAKKQKIAPTENKLNRKTEKRVMTDIEKKRLGEEVEALLEELPENIIDFLKESTLNGGGQVIEDEIEIDIGTLNDDTLFSLRKLLDDYLQNKEKNQTLGEVEIPNESGFSNPYIQPLTGNAPDDEDVDICGNDLPLDSNLTNMEIDKDTAQRNTKDDSSSSSSSGSHSSSSDSESEGLSAGEADGSKDSAEAGASKVAVASIPEPKKTDLKESYVVCSEISSDCLNGHTEQNFSSIVTSNEPNCHQEEESVPHDRPVSPDKLYRAAILRSRFADIILKVQENNLEKGETPGTGKLKGEREELERWRREEKSRLQAEAKALEENRKRAEAKAEEEVRRKRELEREAARLALQKMEKTVDINENSRFMEDLEMFRSAPDEHLQSGLVEDASPENSQIGFDSFKFQASGNPLEQLGLFMKMDEDEGVEQQSTPSTSNNRLEEEMD, from the exons ATGGTGCGGAAACCACTGAAAGGGACGAAAGGATATTCTTCTCGGTTTGTGCCTGATTATGAATATGGGGCGGAGGCAATGGCGGAATCAGAAGGCTTTGGAAGCTTAGGCCGGGTTGAGCAAGATTTAACAGCATCAGAGGATTCTTGTGCACCAAAAAGCAAGTGCATTAAATTGAATGTGGATGACTATGACAGGTTTGGCGTGCCTATACGGACTTTCTCATTGTCTAGAATGTCACAGTTGGAGAAAAGGGATTTGGTGGTGAAATTGAAAAGTGAGCTCGAACTAGTTAGGTTGTTTCAGAGGAAGTTCTATTCTTTGGGATTAGATTCCGAAGTGTTTTCACCTGCTTCTAATGTTCATGGCAATTATACTGTTCCAAAGAGACCTGGTTTAGTGGAAAGTGTTCCTATGTCTAAGAGTAAAAAGGCTGTGGCAGCAAGCCAAAAAAAAATTCCTTCCGGAAGAAATGGATCACGCACAAAAGGTGGGCCACTGGCTGGAAGACGATTTGAGTCGGTGAAGCAGTCTGCACGTAAGAATACCAATTTTGACGTGTTGACGAAGCAGTGTGAGGCGTTGTTGAAAAATGTCATGAAACAGAAAAATGCTTGGATTTTCAATAAGCCCGtcgatattgtagaatcgaataTTCCAGATTACTACTCTGTGATAAAGTATCCAATGGATTTGGGCACAGTGAAAATGAAGTTACTTTCAAATCAGTATTCCAGTCCATTGGAATTTGCTGCCGATGTAAGGCTCACCTTTAAAAATGCGATGACCTATAACTCGCCTGGAAATGCTGTTCATATTTATGCCGCCACTTTGAGTCGGTTCTTTGAATCAAGATGGAAATCAATCGAGAAGAAGATTCCTGCATCAACAGATGCATCCACACCTTCCAAATCTAGTGTTGTCATAGAATCTGAAATCGCTTCCATGCCTCCTGCGAAGAAGCAAAAAATTGCTCCTACCGAGAACAAGCTCAATCGAAAAACAGAAAAGCGGGTGATGACTGATATTGAGAAGAAAAGATTGGGTGAGGAGGTGGAAGCATTGCTGGAAGAATTACCTgaaaatattattgatttttTGAAAGAAAGCACTTTGAATGGAGGAGGTCAAGTGATCGAAGATGAGATTGAAATTGACATCGGGACTCTCAATGATGATACCCTGTTCTCGCTACGGAAACTTTTGGATGATTATCTGCAAAACAAGGAGAAAAATCAAACGCTGGGTGAAGTTGAG ATACCCAATGAGTCTGGTTTTAGCAATCCATATATCCAGCCTCTCACAG GCAACGCACCAGATGATGAGGATGTGGATATTTGTGGAAATGATCTGCCACTTGACTCAAATCTTACTAACATGGAGATTGATAAGGATACTGCACAAAGAAACACCAAAGACGATAGTTCAAGTAGCTCCAGTAGCGGTTCTCACTCCTCATCCAGTG ATTCAGAATCTGAAGGCTTGTCTGCAGGCGAAGCAGATGGTTCCAAAGACTCAGCTGAAGCAGGCGCATCAAAG GTAGCTGTAGCTTCTATACCAgagccaaagaaaactgacCTCAAGGAGTCATATG TTGTATGTTCCGAGATTTCTTCAGATTGCTTGAATGGGCACACTGAGcaaaatttttcttcaattgtGACCTCTAATGAACCTAATTGTCATCAAGAGG AGGAGAGTGTTCCACATGACAGGCCAGTCTCCCCTGATAAGCTTTACCGTGCAGCTATATTGAGAAGCAGATTTGCCGACATTATTCTTAAAGTCCAAGAGAATAATCTTGAAAAG gGCGAAACACCAGGCACAGGGAAGCTAAAGGGTGAGAGGGAGGAGCTTGAAAGGTGGAGAAGAGAAG AGAAATCTCGTTTACAAGCGGAAGCCAAGGCTTTAGAAGAAAATAGAAAGAGAGCTGAAGCCAAAGCAGAAGAGGAGGTTAGAAGGAAGAGAGAACTTGAAAGGGAAGCAGCACGCCTGGCTCTACAGAAG ATGGAGAAGACTGTTGATATTAATGAGAATAGTCGATTCATGGAAGATCTGGAAATGTTTAGATCTGCTCCAGATGAGCACCTGCAGAGCGGTTTAGTAGAAGACGCAAGCCCTGAAAACTCTCAAATTGGTTTTGATAGTTTTAAATTTCAGGCAAGTGGTAATCCATTGGAGCAACTCGGATTATTCATGAAAATGGATgaagatgaaggagttgaacaGCAAAGCACTCCCAGTACATCAAATAATCGGTTAGAAGAAGAAATGGATTGA
- the LOC140809707 gene encoding transcription factor GTE10-like isoform X2, whose product MVRKPLKGTKGYSSRFVPDYEYGAEAMAESEGFGSLGRVEQDLTASEDSCAPKSKCIKLNVDDYDRFGVPIRTFSLSRMSQLEKRDLVVKLKSELELVRLFQRKFYSLGLDSEVFSPASNVHGNYTVPKRPGLVESVPMSKSKKAVAASQKKIPSGRNGSRTKGGPLAGRRFESVKQSARKNTNFDVLTKQCEALLKNVMKQKNAWIFNKPVDIVESNIPDYYSVIKYPMDLGTVKMKLLSNQYSSPLEFAADVRLTFKNAMTYNSPGNAVHIYAATLSRFFESRWKSIEKKIPASTDASTPSKSSVVIESEIASMPPAKKQKIAPTENKLNRKTEKRVMTDIEKKRLGEEVEALLEELPENIIDFLKESTLNGGGQVIEDEIEIDIGTLNDDTLFSLRKLLDDYLQNKEKNQTLGEVEIPNESGFSNPYIQPLTGNAPDDEDVDICGNDLPLDSNLTNMEIDKDTAQRNTKDDSSSSSSSGSHSSSSDSESEGLSAGEADGSKDSAEAGASKVAVASIPEPKKTDLKESYDCLNGHTEQNFSSIVTSNEPNCHQEEESVPHDRPVSPDKLYRAAILRSRFADIILKVQENNLEKGETPGTGKLKGEREELERWRREEKSRLQAEAKALEENRKRAEAKAEEEVRRKRELEREAARLALQKMEKTVDINENSRFMEDLEMFRSAPDEHLQSGLVEDASPENSQIGFDSFKFQASGNPLEQLGLFMKMDEDEGVEQQSTPSTSNNRLEEEMD is encoded by the exons ATGGTGCGGAAACCACTGAAAGGGACGAAAGGATATTCTTCTCGGTTTGTGCCTGATTATGAATATGGGGCGGAGGCAATGGCGGAATCAGAAGGCTTTGGAAGCTTAGGCCGGGTTGAGCAAGATTTAACAGCATCAGAGGATTCTTGTGCACCAAAAAGCAAGTGCATTAAATTGAATGTGGATGACTATGACAGGTTTGGCGTGCCTATACGGACTTTCTCATTGTCTAGAATGTCACAGTTGGAGAAAAGGGATTTGGTGGTGAAATTGAAAAGTGAGCTCGAACTAGTTAGGTTGTTTCAGAGGAAGTTCTATTCTTTGGGATTAGATTCCGAAGTGTTTTCACCTGCTTCTAATGTTCATGGCAATTATACTGTTCCAAAGAGACCTGGTTTAGTGGAAAGTGTTCCTATGTCTAAGAGTAAAAAGGCTGTGGCAGCAAGCCAAAAAAAAATTCCTTCCGGAAGAAATGGATCACGCACAAAAGGTGGGCCACTGGCTGGAAGACGATTTGAGTCGGTGAAGCAGTCTGCACGTAAGAATACCAATTTTGACGTGTTGACGAAGCAGTGTGAGGCGTTGTTGAAAAATGTCATGAAACAGAAAAATGCTTGGATTTTCAATAAGCCCGtcgatattgtagaatcgaataTTCCAGATTACTACTCTGTGATAAAGTATCCAATGGATTTGGGCACAGTGAAAATGAAGTTACTTTCAAATCAGTATTCCAGTCCATTGGAATTTGCTGCCGATGTAAGGCTCACCTTTAAAAATGCGATGACCTATAACTCGCCTGGAAATGCTGTTCATATTTATGCCGCCACTTTGAGTCGGTTCTTTGAATCAAGATGGAAATCAATCGAGAAGAAGATTCCTGCATCAACAGATGCATCCACACCTTCCAAATCTAGTGTTGTCATAGAATCTGAAATCGCTTCCATGCCTCCTGCGAAGAAGCAAAAAATTGCTCCTACCGAGAACAAGCTCAATCGAAAAACAGAAAAGCGGGTGATGACTGATATTGAGAAGAAAAGATTGGGTGAGGAGGTGGAAGCATTGCTGGAAGAATTACCTgaaaatattattgatttttTGAAAGAAAGCACTTTGAATGGAGGAGGTCAAGTGATCGAAGATGAGATTGAAATTGACATCGGGACTCTCAATGATGATACCCTGTTCTCGCTACGGAAACTTTTGGATGATTATCTGCAAAACAAGGAGAAAAATCAAACGCTGGGTGAAGTTGAG ATACCCAATGAGTCTGGTTTTAGCAATCCATATATCCAGCCTCTCACAG GCAACGCACCAGATGATGAGGATGTGGATATTTGTGGAAATGATCTGCCACTTGACTCAAATCTTACTAACATGGAGATTGATAAGGATACTGCACAAAGAAACACCAAAGACGATAGTTCAAGTAGCTCCAGTAGCGGTTCTCACTCCTCATCCAGTG ATTCAGAATCTGAAGGCTTGTCTGCAGGCGAAGCAGATGGTTCCAAAGACTCAGCTGAAGCAGGCGCATCAAAG GTAGCTGTAGCTTCTATACCAgagccaaagaaaactgacCTCAAGGAGTCATATG ATTGCTTGAATGGGCACACTGAGcaaaatttttcttcaattgtGACCTCTAATGAACCTAATTGTCATCAAGAGG AGGAGAGTGTTCCACATGACAGGCCAGTCTCCCCTGATAAGCTTTACCGTGCAGCTATATTGAGAAGCAGATTTGCCGACATTATTCTTAAAGTCCAAGAGAATAATCTTGAAAAG gGCGAAACACCAGGCACAGGGAAGCTAAAGGGTGAGAGGGAGGAGCTTGAAAGGTGGAGAAGAGAAG AGAAATCTCGTTTACAAGCGGAAGCCAAGGCTTTAGAAGAAAATAGAAAGAGAGCTGAAGCCAAAGCAGAAGAGGAGGTTAGAAGGAAGAGAGAACTTGAAAGGGAAGCAGCACGCCTGGCTCTACAGAAG ATGGAGAAGACTGTTGATATTAATGAGAATAGTCGATTCATGGAAGATCTGGAAATGTTTAGATCTGCTCCAGATGAGCACCTGCAGAGCGGTTTAGTAGAAGACGCAAGCCCTGAAAACTCTCAAATTGGTTTTGATAGTTTTAAATTTCAGGCAAGTGGTAATCCATTGGAGCAACTCGGATTATTCATGAAAATGGATgaagatgaaggagttgaacaGCAAAGCACTCCCAGTACATCAAATAATCGGTTAGAAGAAGAAATGGATTGA